A genomic window from Anaerolineales bacterium includes:
- a CDS encoding AbrB/MazE/SpoVT family DNA-binding domain-containing protein, with the protein MTEEVTLTKVTRNGQITLPAAVRRAVGIEEGDLVAVTIEGDTITLVPKKLVDKSQAYFWSDAWQQAEREASEDITQGRVRSFNDVEALIAALDAGKA; encoded by the coding sequence ATGACTGAGGAAGTGACGCTAACCAAGGTTACCCGCAACGGACAAATCACCTTGCCCGCCGCGGTTCGCCGGGCGGTGGGAATCGAAGAGGGGGATCTGGTCGCCGTCACGATCGAGGGTGACACGATCACGCTGGTGCCGAAGAAGCTCGTCGACAAGAGCCAGGCCTACTTCTGGAGCGACGCCTGGCAGCAAGCGGAGCGGGAGGCGAGTGAGGATATCACTCAGGGCCGCGTTCGCTCTTTCAATGACGTTGAGGCCCTCATCGCCGCGCTCGATGCTGGTAAGGCTTGA
- a CDS encoding tyrosine-type recombinase/integrase, which translates to MYKASLTQAGLPDIRFHDLRHTAASLMVQHGIHPKVVQEHLGHSKINIALDIFYHVLPSLQDEAAAKIDSLMVGTGVEAQQGRSTCPQFTARA; encoded by the coding sequence GTGTACAAGGCGTCTCTCACCCAGGCTGGCTTGCCGGACATCCGGTTCCACGACCTGCGTCATACGGCCGCCAGCCTCATGGTTCAACACGGGATCCACCCAAAGGTTGTCCAGGAGCATCTGGGGCACTCTAAGATCAATATCGCCCTCGACATCTTCTACCACGTGCTGCCCAGTCTCCAGGACGAGGCGGCGGCCAAGATCGATTCACTCATGGTGGGGACTGGAGTCGAAGCGCAGCAGGGGCGGAGCACTTGCCCTCAGTTCACCGCCAGGGCATGA
- a CDS encoding D-tagatose-bisphosphate aldolase, class II, non-catalytic subunit, whose protein sequence is MRRPIPAHLDEIIQAQKCGEARGIPGICSAHPHVLRAAMKRALRDDSPLLVEATCNQVNQHGGYTGMTPAAFVAYVRRIAEQEGFPTERLVLGGDHLGPSVWQNTPADHAMDEAEILVRDFVQAGFTKIHLDASMALGGDGTSRRLEVELMARRAARLARAAEDANPEEQGASRLRYVIGTEVPIPGGAREHDEHVAVTTVVAARETVAATRRAFEREGLQDAWQRVVALVVQPGVDFGDEFVLGYDPVKAGELVRFIEQEPRLVLEAHSTDYQMVEALGEMVRDHFAILKVGPALTFAFREMVFALASIEEELFAGRGSAERSNLSEVLDQAMLREPHHWQSHYRGSPSELAVARRYSLSDRARYYWGDPQVQQALETLLRNLRSVHVPLGLLSQCAPDQYASLRAGKVGEDPEEWISDRIDAVLDDYAKACGIQAA, encoded by the coding sequence TGCTCGGCTCATCCGCATGTCCTGCGGGCCGCCATGAAGCGAGCCCTTCGGGACGATTCGCCGTTGCTAGTTGAGGCCACCTGCAACCAGGTCAACCAGCATGGTGGCTACACTGGGATGACACCCGCGGCCTTCGTCGCCTATGTGCGGCGGATCGCGGAACAAGAAGGCTTTCCGACAGAACGGCTTGTTCTCGGGGGCGATCATCTGGGGCCGTCTGTCTGGCAGAATACCCCTGCTGACCACGCTATGGACGAGGCCGAGATCCTGGTGCGTGACTTCGTGCAGGCCGGCTTCACCAAGATCCACCTCGACGCGAGCATGGCCTTGGGCGGCGACGGCACGTCCCGGCGTCTTGAGGTCGAGTTGATGGCGAGACGGGCGGCGCGACTGGCGCGCGCCGCCGAGGATGCCAACCCGGAGGAGCAAGGCGCTTCGAGGCTCCGCTATGTGATCGGGACGGAGGTCCCCATTCCAGGTGGTGCCCGGGAGCATGACGAGCATGTGGCCGTCACCACTGTGGTCGCAGCCCGGGAGACGGTCGCAGCCACTCGCCGGGCTTTCGAACGGGAGGGGCTGCAGGACGCCTGGCAGCGGGTCGTCGCCCTCGTTGTCCAGCCCGGTGTCGATTTCGGGGACGAATTCGTCCTTGGCTACGATCCGGTCAAAGCGGGAGAGCTGGTGCGCTTCATCGAGCAGGAGCCCCGGCTGGTCCTTGAGGCGCACTCGACCGACTACCAGATGGTGGAAGCATTGGGCGAGATGGTTCGCGACCACTTCGCCATCCTCAAGGTAGGCCCGGCGTTGACATTTGCCTTCAGAGAAATGGTCTTCGCCCTGGCGAGTATCGAGGAGGAGCTATTTGCCGGGCGCGGGTCGGCGGAGCGGTCGAACCTCAGCGAAGTTCTCGATCAGGCGATGCTGCGGGAACCCCATCACTGGCAGAGTCATTATCGAGGATCCCCATCCGAGCTGGCTGTTGCTCGCCGATACAGCCTGAGCGATCGCGCCCGTTACTACTGGGGCGATCCGCAAGTGCAGCAAGCCCTCGAGACGCTCCTGAGAAACCTACGATCAGTCCACGTGCCGCTTGGGCTGCTCAGCCAATGTGCCCCCGACCAGTACGCCAGCCTTCGGGCCGGTAAGGTGGGAGAGGATCCTGAGGAATGGATCTCGGACCGGATTGACGCCGTCCTGGATGACTACGCCAAAGCCTGCGGGATACAGGCGGCATAG